The Paenibacillus sp. MBLB1832 genome has a window encoding:
- a CDS encoding efflux RND transporter permease subunit produces the protein MKKIIEGSMQRAILIVVCMLLILAWGGISAFQMQRDYLPGINNTTLLVSVRASSYQADQVKLNVTPKLEAAIRSSDGLMDVETNSYDGGLLMNLYYPMDFDMKQAESDIKQAVSSAVLPTDVGAPVITRVTTSTFPILSYSLTSNSTNIDETSLRSSVEADIAKQLKSVPGVADVRVTGAANNGYVLNVRMQDLTKNGLTMDDLNQSLAAALPNWSTGKVSNNKDSFPLTVNGWNLTDQELNNIPIKNKQGTNVPLSTVADLSHSLTDIKTVSRINGKASILLDVLKTPSSNITDVANLVKERVAQIAPIKNNDVSLTVMLDREHELNASLLGLVREGLLGCLFSMLCVFFFFRNVRSTLLIAVSLPISLLATTAVLKTMGITLNILTVSGLIVAMGRIVDDSIVVLDNMYRKYQENKDQTTLHVLSSAVKEMLPAIFASTATTIAVYVPIAMVGGVISASYSGFAWSVVIALIVSFFVAMLVVPTFAWMGWRNDTSKAVTLEPMMKPVLRYAFGHKKWITSISLLIFIVAAIFATTLPVSLLPTANSGDVAIQIELPKGSALPEVDTEVQKVEDVLKVNANVASYSANFGSTMTPQADDVFDAGGGFIQLPNIANMTVALKDKNNVDAVISELQKTLPQLNQNVVYTVSNQSIAGDDKQMKIMLSGADQKLLDDAAQLVRSKLVEVQGLSVQGATDLTNGTPKYAITLDRAKIQQAGVNVQDVTKVIGQYMAGGKDFDIQVGHQLIPVDMYITRVPNANATPTDVLGALASETVSGAGGHKIRIDQLATIAPNQTPSSIQERDGQSFSTVTVQITSTDIGKVSGAVDQKLKSITLPSGVTYSTGGITEQVKQMIVDMSIAIAFSILLVLLITSGVFKGWRAPLAVLLSIPLALSGVVLALMLFGGEWNLAALIGVLMLTGIVVTNGIVLIDKMERNRKEGLAIKDAIMQGSLSRVRPIFMTAGTTILTLLPLALTHSSDTVISQTLGIVVIGGMMTSTLNSFLVIPTFYEWLVKR, from the coding sequence ATGAAAAAAATAATCGAAGGCTCAATGCAAAGGGCGATTCTAATTGTGGTCTGTATGCTGCTTATTCTGGCATGGGGAGGTATCTCTGCCTTTCAAATGCAACGTGATTATCTACCAGGCATTAATAATACAACACTGCTTGTTTCAGTACGGGCCTCATCTTACCAGGCAGATCAAGTTAAACTAAATGTAACGCCAAAATTAGAAGCTGCTATTAGGTCATCTGATGGCTTGATGGATGTAGAAACAAATTCCTATGATGGCGGACTTTTGATGAATCTGTACTACCCGATGGATTTTGATATGAAACAAGCTGAGAGTGACATTAAACAAGCTGTATCAAGCGCAGTGCTTCCTACTGACGTTGGTGCTCCGGTTATCACTCGTGTAACGACGAGTACATTTCCAATTTTGAGCTACAGCTTAACTTCAAACAGTACAAACATTGACGAAACATCACTTCGTTCTTCGGTTGAGGCTGATATAGCTAAACAACTGAAATCCGTTCCGGGTGTCGCAGATGTCCGTGTCACTGGAGCAGCAAACAATGGTTACGTTTTAAATGTAAGGATGCAGGATCTAACAAAGAATGGTTTAACAATGGATGATTTGAATCAATCATTAGCCGCCGCGCTGCCGAATTGGTCAACTGGAAAAGTATCTAACAATAAAGACTCGTTTCCATTAACAGTGAATGGTTGGAACTTAACAGACCAAGAGTTAAACAATATTCCGATAAAAAATAAGCAAGGCACCAACGTCCCGTTATCTACTGTGGCTGATCTATCTCACTCACTGACTGACATTAAAACTGTATCACGCATTAACGGAAAAGCAAGCATCCTTTTAGATGTTCTAAAAACACCGTCATCGAATATTACGGATGTAGCAAACCTAGTCAAAGAGCGCGTCGCGCAAATAGCGCCAATTAAAAATAATGATGTTTCGTTAACCGTGATGCTAGACCGCGAACATGAGTTAAATGCTTCCCTATTGGGACTTGTACGAGAAGGACTTTTGGGTTGCCTGTTCTCCATGCTGTGCGTTTTCTTTTTCTTCCGTAATGTACGTTCAACACTGCTTATTGCTGTATCGCTGCCAATATCACTGCTTGCCACGACAGCTGTTTTGAAAACAATGGGGATTACGCTTAACATTTTGACCGTGTCAGGTTTGATTGTTGCAATGGGGAGAATTGTTGATGATTCCATTGTCGTTCTTGATAATATGTACCGAAAATATCAGGAGAATAAGGACCAAACCACCTTACATGTGCTTTCATCTGCTGTAAAAGAAATGCTGCCGGCTATTTTTGCCTCGACCGCAACAACGATCGCTGTTTATGTACCTATTGCCATGGTTGGCGGTGTCATTAGCGCATCTTACTCTGGCTTTGCATGGTCTGTCGTCATTGCACTTATTGTATCTTTTTTTGTTGCGATGTTAGTCGTTCCAACTTTTGCATGGATGGGTTGGAGGAATGATACTTCGAAAGCTGTTACACTTGAGCCCATGATGAAGCCAGTCCTACGGTATGCGTTTGGCCATAAAAAATGGATTACTTCGATTTCACTACTTATTTTCATCGTTGCTGCGATTTTTGCAACTACACTTCCAGTGAGCCTGCTGCCTACGGCAAATTCGGGAGATGTAGCGATTCAAATTGAACTTCCAAAGGGAAGCGCACTTCCTGAAGTGGATACAGAAGTCCAAAAAGTTGAAGACGTGCTGAAAGTAAATGCGAATGTCGCTTCTTATTCAGCCAATTTCGGATCTACCATGACGCCACAAGCAGATGATGTATTTGATGCTGGAGGCGGATTTATTCAGCTGCCGAACATAGCCAATATGACTGTTGCATTAAAGGATAAAAATAATGTAGATGCTGTCATTTCCGAATTGCAAAAAACTTTACCCCAATTAAATCAAAACGTAGTTTATACCGTATCGAATCAAAGTATTGCTGGTGATGATAAGCAGATGAAAATCATGCTTTCAGGAGCAGACCAGAAACTACTTGATGACGCTGCTCAGCTCGTTAGAAGCAAGTTAGTTGAAGTACAAGGTCTTAGCGTTCAAGGGGCAACTGATCTAACGAACGGAACACCTAAATATGCAATTACACTCGATCGAGCGAAAATTCAGCAAGCCGGAGTGAACGTTCAAGACGTTACAAAAGTAATTGGGCAGTACATGGCTGGCGGTAAAGACTTTGATATTCAGGTAGGTCATCAGTTAATTCCAGTGGACATGTACATCACTCGGGTACCCAATGCGAATGCAACGCCAACTGATGTGCTTGGAGCACTTGCCTCTGAAACAGTAAGTGGAGCAGGTGGGCACAAAATCAGAATCGATCAATTGGCAACCATCGCTCCTAACCAAACTCCGTCATCTATTCAGGAACGTGATGGGCAATCCTTTTCAACGGTTACCGTACAAATTACTTCAACAGATATCGGTAAAGTTTCAGGTGCTGTTGACCAGAAACTGAAAAGCATCACACTACCAAGTGGAGTAACGTACTCAACTGGTGGTATCACGGAGCAAGTTAAACAAATGATTGTGGATATGTCCATAGCCATTGCTTTTTCTATCTTACTTGTCTTACTGATTACTAGCGGAGTCTTTAAGGGGTGGAGAGCGCCTCTAGCGGTACTATTAAGCATTCCGCTTGCCCTAAGTGGTGTTGTGCTTGCCCTCATGCTCTTTGGAGGGGAATGGAACTTAGCAGCACTCATCGGTGTCTTGATGCTTACTGGTATTGTCGTCACGAACGGCATTGTACTGATTGATAAAATGGAGAGAAACCGTAAAGAAGGGCTGGCTATCAAAGATGCGATTATGCAAGGTAGCCTCTCACGGGTAAGACCGATCTTTATGACGGCAGGCACAACCATTTTAACACTGTTGCCATTGGCATTGACTCATAGTTCAGATACCGTTATTTCACAAACACTGGGTATCGTCGTGATCGGCGGTATGATGACTTCAACTTTAAACAGCTTCCTTGTCATTCCTACGTTTTATGAGTGGTTGGTAAAAAGGTGA
- a CDS encoding RNA polymerase sigma factor, giving the protein MDQELYDLIAKAKSGDKEAFTLLVKRYKDIVFRYSYGMLEDRMEAEDVSQEAFVKAFYSLSKLDNSYAFASWLKRIVSNLCYDRIHKQKKTNSVSGELIETRISNNDMERRDLQMTIEEAMGKLSPEHREAIILISFHNRYGCFKYCSG; this is encoded by the coding sequence GTGGATCAAGAATTATATGACTTAATCGCTAAGGCGAAAAGCGGTGACAAAGAAGCATTCACCTTACTCGTCAAACGTTATAAAGATATCGTTTTTCGTTATTCCTATGGGATGCTCGAAGATCGTATGGAGGCGGAGGATGTTTCTCAAGAAGCATTTGTTAAAGCCTTTTATTCACTTTCTAAATTAGATAATAGTTATGCCTTTGCATCGTGGTTAAAACGAATTGTATCCAATTTATGCTATGACCGAATACACAAGCAAAAGAAAACGAATTCCGTATCTGGCGAATTGATCGAAACACGGATTTCGAATAACGATATGGAACGAAGAGATCTCCAAATGACGATTGAAGAAGCGATGGGGAAATTGAGTCCTGAACACAGAGAGGCCATTATCCTAATTAGCTTTCATAATCGGTATGGCTGCTTTAAGTATTGTAGTGGGTGA
- a CDS encoding MerR family transcriptional regulator: MYSMKKASEILGIPVVTIRAWENRYQVISPSRSGGGHRLLSEEDLSRLRFLKKQIEQNGLKISEAVKLLQQSESVPPPEKAATGRTTDGLVNKLYMDLIHFNATQADNTIDMAFALYDFEETFQRIIVPVLYRVGAEWEAGKISVVQEHFASETIMRRLSALFRVFPVNPSMPVVVAFCPEGERHHLGLLLFSLYLRKRGADVMYLGPDTPLKDLDSIIERQNVSFIAVSVTDRRYMDKLMAWIEAAARNHPRLQFLLGGAAFDGEEWRSVNANVRYLSPEEWKDWHNAKE; this comes from the coding sequence ATGTATAGCATGAAAAAGGCTTCCGAAATACTGGGCATCCCCGTGGTTACGATCCGTGCCTGGGAGAACCGTTACCAGGTCATTTCCCCAAGCCGGAGCGGCGGAGGACATCGCTTATTAAGCGAAGAGGATCTATCCAGGCTCCGCTTCCTTAAAAAACAAATTGAACAGAACGGTTTAAAAATCAGCGAAGCGGTGAAACTGCTGCAGCAAAGCGAGTCCGTCCCTCCGCCGGAAAAGGCTGCGACCGGCCGGACAACCGATGGATTGGTCAACAAGCTATACATGGATTTAATCCATTTCAATGCCACTCAAGCGGATAATACGATAGATATGGCGTTTGCATTGTATGACTTCGAAGAAACGTTTCAACGGATTATCGTTCCTGTTCTTTATCGGGTGGGAGCGGAGTGGGAGGCGGGCAAAATCAGCGTAGTCCAGGAGCATTTTGCTTCAGAAACGATTATGCGAAGATTATCTGCCTTGTTCCGGGTCTTCCCCGTGAATCCCAGTATGCCTGTCGTCGTGGCTTTTTGCCCTGAAGGAGAGCGCCACCATCTCGGACTTCTGTTGTTCAGCCTCTACTTGCGTAAACGTGGAGCCGACGTCATGTATTTGGGACCCGACACTCCACTGAAGGATTTGGACAGTATCATTGAAAGACAAAATGTTTCTTTCATCGCGGTTTCCGTTACGGATCGCCGATATATGGACAAGCTTATGGCGTGGATTGAAGCAGCTGCAAGGAATCATCCCCGATTGCAATTCCTACTTGGGGGGGCGGCTTTCGACGGAGAGGAATGGCGTTCTGTTAACGCTAACGTACGCTATTTGTCCCCCGAAGAATGGAAGGATTGGCACAACGCCAAAGAATGA
- a CDS encoding EAL domain-containing protein, which translates to MSCQGCGMNELLIEIKFEGAHDRFLLRDVSMHMRLRNALHHVEEDTLTIKEFGARELADFCENHLDRETIQFRLPGEDWRPLSELSVLQDTKWVEPLIIERRVYMHFQPIVDMNEQIYAYEALARFMDEEGSLLYPNTVFSAAKTRGRLYALDRLCRMKAVEEAVPLRAKTFINFIPTSIYSPEFCLKSTIELAAKLNADPSLFVFEVVETEKTEDLAHLKRILAFYKEKGFQYALDDVGEGFSSLEVLTELKPNYMKLDRVYVHGVSRDSAKQLTAELFLEAALRIGSIPLAEGIESREDFEWLKQRGYQLFQGYLFGKPSLPPIPRQEERAWNL; encoded by the coding sequence ATGAGCTGTCAAGGATGCGGAATGAACGAGTTGCTAATTGAAATCAAGTTCGAAGGGGCCCATGACCGGTTTTTGTTGCGTGATGTGTCTATGCATATGCGGCTCCGAAACGCCCTACACCATGTGGAAGAAGACACTTTAACGATCAAAGAGTTCGGTGCTCGTGAACTTGCGGATTTTTGCGAGAATCATCTAGATCGAGAGACGATACAATTTCGATTGCCTGGAGAGGACTGGAGGCCCCTGTCAGAGCTTTCTGTGCTTCAAGATACGAAGTGGGTAGAACCTCTAATCATCGAGCGCAGAGTTTACATGCATTTTCAGCCTATTGTAGACATGAATGAACAAATTTATGCCTACGAAGCATTGGCGAGATTCATGGACGAAGAAGGCAGTTTGCTGTATCCGAACACCGTCTTCTCGGCTGCCAAGACACGAGGCCGGCTTTACGCGTTGGACCGGCTTTGCAGGATGAAAGCGGTAGAAGAAGCTGTTCCCCTTCGCGCCAAAACGTTTATTAATTTTATACCGACGTCCATTTATTCTCCTGAATTCTGCTTAAAGTCCACGATTGAGTTAGCCGCAAAATTGAATGCCGACCCTTCGCTGTTCGTTTTCGAAGTCGTCGAAACCGAGAAGACGGAGGACTTAGCCCATTTAAAGCGTATATTGGCGTTTTACAAAGAAAAGGGGTTTCAATATGCCCTCGATGATGTTGGCGAAGGCTTTAGCTCGTTAGAAGTGCTAACGGAGCTCAAGCCCAATTACATGAAATTAGATCGCGTATACGTTCATGGAGTCTCGCGAGATTCGGCAAAGCAGCTGACGGCGGAACTATTTCTCGAGGCGGCTTTGCGCATCGGATCGATACCGTTAGCGGAAGGCATCGAATCCAGAGAAGATTTCGAATGGTTGAAACAACGAGGGTATCAGCTTTTCCAAGGCTACTTATTCGGAAAACCCAGTCTTCCACCGATCCCTCGACAGGAGGAAAGGGCTTGGAATCTCTAA
- a CDS encoding methyl-accepting chemotaxis protein: MKLHSVTTKIMVAFLIVLSFFTITINYYVDKQVKEKFVLAAQNKLTSDLAMSTALLNMKYPGSWNVEGNKLIKGHTIMNDNSEIVDEIGKLTGDTVTIFMGDTRITTNVQKDGKRAVGTKVSDAVKDVVLKTGATYRGEADVLGTINETIYVPIQNESGEIIGIFYVGVPKKPFDVFAQSISNKIYKISGITLILSLLCSYLISRPTILSIRRLVIATKQIANKDLTQKIQIRSRDEIGELAQSFENMRMNLLVMLSELGDISTNLKENSHYLTEATIQTEQASNEVSKAIQHVASGVTEQTFHTQSIENKMNHTLIEVQKGEKKAEDMFDYAVHSYEVAIKGEQSLKQTIDHLLGVSETVKVATDSIQRLGKRSDEIGGVIQVISDIANQTNLLALNASIEAARAGESGRGFTVVAAEVKKLAEQCKASAGQITELIHGIQADTSITVNMMEDNLDAVEEQVSIISLSGQALQEIVENTSITKENAANLKLTFNNLVEQAEEVKESIQRVAQLVESTAAVGEEVAASSEEQLASANEISSVTKGVMFIANNLNRKVEEFTIK; encoded by the coding sequence ATGAAATTACATTCGGTTACTACTAAAATTATGGTCGCATTTCTTATTGTGCTTAGCTTCTTTACGATTACGATTAATTATTATGTTGACAAACAGGTAAAGGAAAAGTTCGTTCTTGCGGCTCAAAATAAATTAACATCCGATTTAGCGATGTCCACAGCATTATTAAATATGAAGTATCCAGGTAGTTGGAATGTGGAAGGAAATAAGCTTATAAAAGGGCATACGATTATGAATGATAATTCTGAAATCGTAGATGAAATAGGAAAGTTAACCGGTGACACGGTAACCATTTTTATGGGAGATACACGAATTACTACGAATGTCCAGAAGGATGGAAAACGTGCGGTAGGGACAAAAGTATCAGACGCTGTTAAAGATGTAGTATTAAAAACTGGTGCGACCTACCGTGGAGAAGCCGATGTGTTAGGCACAATAAATGAAACGATTTATGTACCCATACAAAATGAATCTGGCGAGATTATCGGAATTTTCTATGTAGGTGTTCCAAAGAAACCTTTTGATGTCTTCGCTCAGAGCATCTCAAATAAAATTTATAAAATTAGCGGTATTACTCTGATCCTTTCCCTTTTGTGTAGTTATTTGATTAGTCGACCTACTATTCTTTCCATTCGTAGATTAGTTATCGCTACTAAACAAATTGCGAATAAAGATTTGACGCAAAAGATTCAAATACGTTCGAGGGATGAAATTGGTGAACTGGCACAATCTTTTGAAAACATGAGAATGAATCTATTGGTCATGCTTTCTGAGTTAGGGGATATATCCACTAATTTGAAAGAAAATAGCCATTATCTTACTGAAGCGACCATTCAAACAGAGCAGGCATCCAATGAGGTGTCGAAAGCTATCCAACATGTCGCTTCAGGAGTCACGGAGCAAACATTCCATACGCAATCTATTGAAAATAAAATGAATCATACGCTAATTGAGGTGCAAAAAGGGGAAAAGAAAGCAGAAGATATGTTCGATTATGCGGTTCATTCTTATGAAGTGGCGATAAAAGGGGAACAATCTTTAAAACAAACAATTGATCACCTTCTAGGCGTTTCGGAAACCGTAAAAGTTGCTACAGACTCGATTCAAAGGCTGGGAAAACGCTCAGATGAAATAGGTGGAGTTATTCAAGTCATTTCGGATATAGCTAACCAGACTAACCTACTCGCTTTAAATGCCTCAATCGAAGCAGCAAGGGCAGGCGAGAGCGGTAGAGGGTTTACCGTCGTGGCAGCAGAGGTTAAGAAATTAGCTGAACAATGCAAAGCCTCTGCTGGACAAATTACAGAATTGATTCATGGTATTCAAGCTGACACATCCATTACAGTGAATATGATGGAAGATAATTTGGATGCTGTGGAAGAACAAGTCTCGATTATTTCTTTAAGTGGTCAGGCACTTCAAGAAATTGTGGAGAACACAAGTATAACGAAAGAGAATGCCGCTAATTTGAAATTAACCTTTAATAACCTAGTAGAACAAGCAGAAGAAGTAAAAGAGTCCATTCAGCGAGTCGCTCAACTTGTTGAAAGTACAGCAGCAGTAGGTGAGGAAGTCGCAGCCTCTTCAGAGGAACAATTAGCTTCTGCAAATGAGATTTCTTCGGTCACAAAAGGCGTTATGTTCATTGCCAATAATCTGAATCGCAAGGTTGAGGAGTTTACGATAAAGTAA
- a CDS encoding phytoene/squalene synthase family protein has product MDTEQLRADFRYCETIIKKHSKSFYYAFSQLPPKKANAVYAIYAFCRIADDCADSNQPQAEKLESLQRLKKELDLFRDGAEVDHPLWRTLRRVFTDYEMDIQPFYDQLNGQWMDMNFSIPKTMHELEIYSYYVAGSVGLMLLPVLASNASGDLRSSAIELGIAMQITNILRDVGEDLHKKQRIYLPEEEMERFRYSKADLRQGLINESFVNLWESLAKHAESLYDGFDRSINLFDADSRLPLSLSVAVYKGILDAVRGSNYDCFSKRNYVSKEKMINISATIENRSQIV; this is encoded by the coding sequence ATGGACACAGAGCAATTGCGAGCGGATTTTAGATATTGTGAAACAATCATCAAAAAACATTCCAAAAGCTTTTATTATGCTTTTTCGCAACTTCCGCCCAAAAAAGCCAATGCCGTCTATGCCATTTATGCTTTTTGCAGAATTGCAGACGATTGTGCAGATTCAAATCAACCACAGGCGGAAAAGCTCGAGTCGCTGCAACGATTGAAAAAAGAGCTCGATTTATTCAGGGATGGGGCAGAGGTGGATCATCCCCTATGGCGTACGCTCAGGCGAGTCTTTACTGATTATGAGATGGATATTCAACCATTCTACGACCAGTTAAATGGACAATGGATGGATATGAATTTTTCCATTCCAAAAACCATGCATGAGCTTGAGATCTACAGTTATTATGTTGCTGGCTCGGTAGGGTTGATGCTATTGCCTGTCCTCGCTTCCAACGCTTCTGGCGATTTGCGTTCATCGGCAATTGAGCTTGGCATTGCCATGCAAATCACGAATATCCTGCGTGACGTCGGCGAAGATCTTCATAAGAAGCAACGGATTTACTTGCCCGAAGAAGAAATGGAGCGTTTCCGATATTCGAAGGCGGATTTACGTCAAGGTCTCATTAACGAAAGTTTTGTTAATCTGTGGGAGAGTCTAGCTAAGCATGCGGAATCCTTATACGACGGTTTCGATCGGAGCATAAATCTCTTTGACGCTGACAGCAGGCTGCCTCTCTCTCTTTCTGTAGCCGTATACAAAGGCATACTGGATGCTGTCAGAGGCAGCAATTATGATTGTTTCTCCAAGCGCAACTATGTATCGAAGGAGAAAATGATAAATATTAGCGCTACCATTGAAAATCGCTCCCAAATTGTCTGA
- a CDS encoding phytoene desaturase family protein, with translation MTNKKSVLIIGGGLGGLSAAISLRQSGYSVSLYEQNNHIGGKLNRLEQDGFGFDLGPSILTMPQIFEKLFTASGKKMADYVPIVKLNHQWRSFFPNGNTIDLYEDIEEMKAKNISLNEQDMSEYKNLLQYSKKLYEMTEQGYFKHGADNTKDIARYNGVFNALKNFDLFSTVHKSIAKRISNRDLRDMLSYFIKYVGSSPYDAPAVLNMMIYMQHEQGLWYVPGGMHLLARGLVKLAEEIGVSIHTGKRIVGLQKKDGQITGGTLEDGTELSADYYISNMEVIPFYEHLLQEEKPFIHQLKKKYEPASSGLVMHLGVKKTYPQLAHHNFFFAENMKRQMNNIFHRHELPDDPVIYLVNVNKTDPAQAREGYENLKVLPHIPYIQDQPLTQQDYDRFAELVLMKLERMGLDGLRDNIVTKDVWTPEDIKRIYGSDRGAIYGTLSDRKRNKGFKHPKQSTRYDNLYFVGGTVNPGGGMPMVTLSGQQVRDKIVQRDANHG, from the coding sequence TTGACGAATAAGAAGAGTGTATTGATTATCGGCGGCGGGCTTGGCGGCCTATCCGCTGCCATATCCTTGAGACAAAGCGGCTATAGCGTTTCTTTATATGAACAAAACAATCATATTGGAGGTAAACTGAATCGCCTGGAGCAAGATGGCTTCGGTTTTGATCTGGGGCCTTCCATTCTGACGATGCCGCAAATCTTTGAAAAATTGTTTACTGCAAGCGGTAAAAAGATGGCTGATTACGTCCCGATCGTAAAGCTGAACCATCAGTGGCGATCCTTTTTTCCGAATGGCAATACTATCGATCTCTATGAAGATATCGAAGAGATGAAAGCGAAAAATATCTCCCTGAATGAACAGGATATGTCCGAGTACAAGAACCTGCTCCAATATTCCAAGAAGCTGTACGAAATGACGGAGCAGGGATACTTTAAACATGGGGCTGACAATACCAAAGATATCGCGCGATATAATGGCGTGTTCAATGCTTTGAAGAACTTTGATTTATTTTCCACGGTACATAAGTCGATTGCGAAACGAATAAGCAATCGAGATCTGCGAGACATGCTCTCCTATTTTATCAAATACGTCGGTTCGTCTCCTTATGATGCGCCAGCCGTACTGAACATGATGATCTACATGCAGCATGAGCAGGGCCTATGGTATGTCCCTGGCGGAATGCACCTGCTTGCCCGCGGATTGGTGAAGCTGGCAGAGGAAATAGGGGTATCGATTCATACGGGCAAACGAATTGTTGGGCTTCAAAAGAAGGATGGGCAGATTACAGGGGGCACTTTAGAAGACGGGACGGAACTGTCGGCAGACTACTACATTTCCAATATGGAGGTGATCCCGTTCTATGAACATCTGCTCCAGGAAGAGAAGCCTTTTATCCATCAATTGAAAAAGAAATATGAACCGGCAAGTTCAGGGCTTGTCATGCACCTCGGCGTGAAGAAAACGTACCCTCAGCTCGCTCATCACAATTTTTTCTTTGCAGAAAATATGAAGCGGCAAATGAATAACATATTTCACCGCCATGAGCTGCCGGATGACCCGGTCATCTATCTGGTGAATGTGAATAAAACAGACCCTGCGCAGGCACGCGAAGGATATGAAAATTTAAAAGTATTGCCCCATATCCCCTATATCCAGGATCAACCCCTTACACAGCAAGACTACGATCGTTTTGCTGAATTGGTGCTGATGAAATTAGAAAGAATGGGACTGGATGGCTTGCGCGATAACATTGTGACTAAAGATGTATGGACACCGGAAGATATTAAACGAATCTATGGTTCCGACCGGGGGGCCATTTATGGCACATTATCCGATCGCAAAAGAAATAAAGGGTTCAAGCATCCCAAGCAGAGCACGCGCTATGACAACCTTTATTTTGTCGGCGGAACGGTAAACCCGGGAGGCGGCATGCCTATGGTGACATTAAGCGGTCAACAGGTACGGGACAAAATCGTGCAAAGGGATGCGAACCATGGGTGA